In Vanessa atalanta chromosome 9, ilVanAtal1.2, whole genome shotgun sequence, the genomic window tttacataagaacttTGAAAGTTACACAcaagtaatgttaaaataaagggtataaaaaatgctttattaatttactgagcactttttataaatttaagaaaataaataaatcatagaaacactaataaaattatttaatttaggtaCCTAGGCATCATTTTTCATGTTCGCCGAAAACCGAGGGGTTGCTATTTTTAACCCTGTCTCCCGTAGTATATTACCGTCGTTGTCTAATCATCACCGCGGCTAATTTCACGGGTAATCCACTTCAAGACCTAAAAATAGCGGTGAATGctttacgttaaaataaattataagagcAATTTTAGACTAGCGTTTTATGCTCGCGTACGAGATCGTTTTTGGAAGCGCATGTAGGTCCGAGCCTTTTGCCGTACGTGCGATTCTCGTGAGCCTTGAAACGCTTATAAGATCGTATAAGCGTGAACCACGAGAGACTATTCTGTTCATTAGGCGGTAACAACAACCACATTTTAAGATATCGTGACTCTTTTCTACTATGGCAAAAGCCGCAAAACACgtttaatacaacaatacaaaaaaaatctgtccGGTTTACAcacttaaaaagataaatagtaacaataaaatctatctttatattgaaatttcgaCCAAAATTACAAAGCAAACGTGTGTAAATATGATCCCGTTACAAATGCCAATTAACTGTATTTACTATAGACTTGATTACcgattttttgaataaaaccaCAACAATATTGACAAGTGAATAGCTGAGTAACCTGGAACTAGAAATCTTTACTTACTGTTCATTATATTTGCAACCTTGACACTAAAGAAAACGATAAATTTCTTAACCGTGCTTGTTAACTAGTATAAAATATCAGTGTTACTGAAGCAGGTATCATTCAACAACTGCAATTTGTCTAACCAACCATGAGAAGTCTTCTGGTGTTGTGTGGGCTAGTGGCTCTCGTAGCCGCGATCTCCGCTCGGGAGATCCGGGAAAAGAGAGAAGCCGATCTCGAAGTTGCTGCTTCGGGTCATCACTGGGACAAGGGTGGTGGCCATGAACATCATggacatcatcatcatgaaCATGGTGATCACGACCACAAAGGACATAAGGGACATCACGAACACCACCACGGTAAGCATGGCCACCATCATCATGAAGGGCATAAGGGACACCATGGCGAGCACGGTGGCCACAAGAAGCACCACCACCACGATGAAGGCTACCATCATCACCACGGGCATGGAGAGAAAGGAGAACATGGACATGGCCACGAGGAGCACGGTCACTTCCACAAAGGCCACGACACTAAGGGTCATCATGGTATTGAAAAACACGATGAATTCAAAAAGGATAAGCACTTCCACGACCATCACGGGGAAAAGGGTCACCATTCCCACCACGGTGGTCACCATCATGAGGGAGGATATAAAAAGGGAGGTCATTTCCACAAAGGACACAAACACGGTGGCCACCACGAGCACGAACACGGCAAGAAAGGTCATCATGAAAAGGGAGGacaccaccaccaccacaagGGACACCACGGCGAAGGTGGCCACCATGAGCACTGGGATCACCACCATGATCACGGCAAGAAAGGAGGACACGAGGACCATAAGCACTGGGGACACAAGTCTGGTCACTAACATGTACAAATTACCAAACAAAATGTTACTTGTTgacttattacatatatattttttgttatgtttttactacgtaaaataaaattgttttgtacctaatataaacttatttactaaattcttaaattaaatttttagtttcatATGCTTAAGCTAGATTTCAGTTCATGAAAATCAAACTTATTTCAACATTCTATGCCTCTAGTCATAAACCGCTCAATAGAGCTTTCGTGcttagaataaatttataaaagaaaatatacctACAAGCTTAAATTCGCGTCAATTCATTCAtataaatgctaaaaaaaaatatttgagatttaactttttttaacaaattaaattttaaagtaaaagaacATCTCTCATCTAAGCATtgaatttatactaaatagGAAAATATAACCTAAGGCTAACTATCTAAAATCCAAGCtagaaaaaaaacagttttatttcctatagttagtatttttttttttaatataatataatcataattaatgtaagtaatcaattattattaaaaatacctaggagtgttttcttaataatttaaagcagTTTTGTTGGAAAAAtggtactataaaaaaataaaaaattatataaataaatggtcaataaaaaatgttatttagataacACCCATTTATCACATAGTATTTCCAAAAATcactagttattatttatatatttactacagGCTCAAAGGGCACACCATTTCAACATTTAGGTTTAAGCGAAGGCATCGTATAACTTACCATTATGTGGTAATTTTCACGATCATACGGTCGGAAAAATGTaccgaatatttattttatttcaaaagaataaTAGTAGCAGCGTATCAATCAATAATAGTAATGTAATCGGTCTAAACAACGTTGGTTGTAGCTCGCCTAAACTACaacagctttttttttatattttgaataaatattgattacttCCAATTATTATAAGTGAATAGGGCCattttctctttaattttaGAACTAATAAACTTTGATGCATTATTATATGTTTGGGAGAATTGAAAAAGTCATGAGGCGTGCGATTAGTCGTACAATAAACTCCTATAATTACCCTATAACACGGATGGTTTTGATACAAATCagtataaatatttcgtttagcACGGGGAGAATTTATTGATTACGACTGCACACACATAAAACGGAAAAAGGGTTGCCAGCGTATTTTTGTTGTAATGATTTTGAGAGCACATAATCCTAGACACGGAATGTATTAAAATGTCCCGTAATTGATAATAGATCGCTTTCGCTATATTTCGCTAGGTCTCACAAATGTTATGTCTTATTTAATCTAAATGCCCAAAGAAATCAACACATTTtccaactaaaaaaaaacacgcgtcACAAGCTGTGTTGTGTAGTTTGTTTTTGTTGCCCAATATGGTTGTTCGTAGAGAACTTGGACGAACTAGTACAATACGTTATTATATTCATAGGCGTATCAAATATCATATTCGTCGTAGACCGTTGTGTTCGTAATCACAGTCCATACAAATAACGTTCATGTTCGTAAATATAACTGACGTAGTTATACAAGTAGTACTATATCAAACACAGCCATCAAACATTTTAACAGCAAACGCTGCGGACATGCAGCAATTAAGATATTAATCCTCATAAGATCTCTCTATCtattttatggaaaataatattaataatttatatttatttacttctttaataagtaaattgatGAACCGTCgcaaagatgtttttttttttaaattctggtTGAATACTATTAGCGATGTGAgcgaatatattacattatatactatttggaacttcagtttataattataaaatttaatatcattcatataaaattacaataatatatgattgtacatagcgaaaataaattaaatattactatctAGGTAGCTGCTCGAGCCGAAACCTtacataattgataattaatactcttattaataaaaaaatagctaatatatacgaaaaaaataaattcaaaatttcaaaaatcaCATAACAACTAATTAACGTATTGGTAATCGTTGACGCTAATCGTCCGTAGATGATTATAGGCtagtttgttttcttttttattccatttattcTTTCGTTATTCTTTCCTATGTGTATAGTGCCTAGCGGGcaggtattaattaatttcttcatTATACGTTATATTGAAACATTTCTTCTTTGTCAACGAAGATGCAATTTCACAGATAAACGTTATTTACTTGTGGTTTTACCGAAAGTGCAAACAGTGTTTGTATTAGCCGAGCCGACTACCCATTGATTGGACCCCCTCTGCGAAATAGCAACTGCATAAGTCCAAAGCCGTATCACATACATCTGAATGGGCGATTCTAACCGATGGGTAATGGTTACCTAAATATGTTTACTGTTTACTCCTCTCTTACTGTTTACTTATAACCTTGTTTTTTTCTCTGTTATTAGGACGACGCCCACGTATTCTCCGCTAAACGGGATTGGCCTTTCCCCGTCCCAGTCCACCGTCTCGTTATGGCTCATGAAAGCAAGACCTTTACGAAGAACGGTTTGGAGGGCCCGTGGAGACAACGACTTCACGAACCATCAGATACCTCTCCACGTTTCTGctgttattatcatattatgttaaaatcttttacactgtttaaaataaactacaatttatttatttgtgagtTGCAGcacactttaaaataattttaaattagaaatggaCCAATTGAAAACATAGATAGTACCGAAACGACTACACGCTTGTCAAAGATCTATTTCATAAAAGCGCTTTTGAACATTTCCACGTACTTCTAATCAATAGAATCGAATTCAATGAAtacataaagtaattattacgaATGAATTACATCCTAtgcagtttatattaaaatttgtccaTTAATTTaggttgtattaattttatctgtaaatattcGAGTTGTTTGTTTGATCGTTAAGTTTATTCATTATTCTAGAGAATAGGAATCGTATCTTGACAATTCTATCATACCTACTTTGTAAATATCGAATTTtcttaagatattaaaattatcagttttttgagttttatttaaaacgcatACGTAAAAATGGTAAACGGCTTTTCATTAGAATTtcaatatatacacataatatatattactatttatatattatttaatgacttGCTGTcattattccatttatttgaaGTCAGCGCAGTGTGTAAGGAGAATTTGAAGGATTTTAACTGGGATTTCTTATCTATTAGCtcgaaatgaaaaaagaaagtatataaatttCGAACGAAACGCCGAAGTTTCgaaatattctaaataacaaatactaactAATGTTGTAACTTCTGTTGGTTGtccgttaataaataaataaataaatatgtataataaaatatatttattaagcataACAGTAATTCCAATTAAATATCTGACCTTGACAGTACGATAGATGCAAACTCTTGCCGTCCATTGCAATCATTGCCCAACGCAGGTACTGAGAAAATTGATTGCCAGTATTTATAAATGGTTGTTGTCGATAATATTCCATAGACACACAGACGGCAGCAAAGGAAACAATAACGATGAAGGGGGTTCTCTTACTAGGCTGTTTTGCAGCGCTTGTTCTTATTACAAGTGCACGAACCCTTGAGGAAAACGACAAAGCTGATCTTGAATCAGCAGCGACCCATCATCACGAAAAAGGTGGTGGCAAGGAACATCATGCCCATCATCATCATGAGCATGGTGAAAAGGGCCATAAGGGTTACAAAGGGCACCATCATCATGAACATGGCAAAAAGGGACACCATGACCATAGCGGCCACAAAGAACATCATGAAGGTCACGGAGGGCATAAGAAACACCATCACCACGAGGATGGTCACCACCACAAACACCACCACGGCGAAAAGGGTGAAAAGGGACACGGATTTGAAGAAAAGGGACATTACCATAAAGGGCACTCTACCAAAGGACACCACGGTGTTCATAAATTAGATGAGTTTAAGAAAGATAAGCACTTCCATCACAAACATGGAGAATCAGGTTTCGAAGAAGGTCACGGTGGCCACCATCATGAACATGGTCACAAGAAAGGTGGTCACTTCCACAAGGGACACGAGCACCATGGTCATCACGAGCACCACCATGGCAAAAAGGGACATCATGAAAAGGGCGGCCACCATCACGACCATAAGGGCCACCACGATGAAGGTGGCCACCACGaacaccaccaccaccacagTGGATTCGGCAAGAAAGAAGGTCACGATGATCATAAGCACTGGGGTTTCAAGAAGGGCCATTAAACTTGACCTTTGAGCTGTGACAGTAtttgttaaagatattttttatacattgttaaAAATTGTCTACATTTCTAAGAAAGCACTTGTAAATATAACACTCAATTTTTCCTAggatggtttatttttaattttaattttaagtcttaATCATACTATTACGTATTTTTAtcccatttttattattagtttaaatttaaaaataagtttttaacatCACACTTTATGATTACTGGTTAGGTTACCTCttctatttttctttgttttttttttatcaatatgaaCACTCTAAGAATTAAAAAACTCTAATGCACtgttacaatttaaagttataCTACTTAGTAATTGTTTCATAGACCAACTATTGTATAACTTAACatctaattcaaataatattacttattgtacttaaaagtgaaaataattcTCGCACGGTGACAGTTGGTCgaattttcttgttttaaatcGCTAATAACGAGTCTAATGAAGCCTTCACAGCGGTTGAATCCACTAGAGGTAGAGCAGTCTGTAGCGTTTTTTTTTGCTTGTGATTAAATCTAACTAAGTCTATAGTTCTGTTCACTCGCGAAGGCGCGCCTTTCCATCTTAAATTATCGGCGTTCATTAGTGTTGAGTGACGtatcttagtgtgtgtgagatgATTAAAATAAGAGTAGAGTGTAGTTTACCGTGGAAGGGTGTGCCTTCATGAGTGAATTGATCTATAAGTGGATGTGAACGATTGCttcaaaagttatatattagtataaccTATACTGATTCTAGTATCACTTGAATATGCGTGTATATGCATAGTTTATTAGTGATTCACCCGCGAAACATCGAAACctgtgacagttttttttttttatatcattgttaactgcaagtcactcatcccCATTTGACGCCAAAATGATGGAaccatatttaaatgaaatttataatgttaatttgtatacattagttcagttagaattgaaaTTTGTCGATATcgatttacattaattttgtttacgtttttcatttttttcttatgcaGCCGTAGCatcgctctctaaccggccagtaagtTTTTACCGctttattctttgttaaattgtaacagtttagtaaattgcaatcaagaattatctttatttttctgctcATCTACGGCTGGTGCTTTtaaaaatgagaccataaccgatttttttatgtgcagctatcgtcctaaaaccactgggacaaaaatcggattacgctattaatatataattttgtgtagaGCTTGCATCGGCGCTACTAGaacccaaaaatatatttcaaaatataagcaaagaccgatattaaattaaaaattcccaAATAATATGATGTTGTAAATTAAGTCTCATTCGGGTCGTAATGTCAAGACATTACAgaaaatctcaaaaaaaaaaacaagaaggaGAAGGACCGATCAAAATATCTAATCAGTCCGAGCCCGACAAATGTGAGCGTGTGGTTTTTTGAGAAGTTTAAAAGCTGAGTTTAAAATGgaataccaccacgctgcttcaatgtaGTTGAATTTCACTTCCGAAATGAATGACAACCAGGCCAGGGTTTGTACCTGTAATCATCTGTCCCGATTTACGTGTTTTAACCACGAGGCCACGTCATTGTGTGTTGGAAGCAATATAATCTAGTTACGTTAGTAACAATATGGTTAAATGATTTCATCTATCATACGAAATACAACGTTCACTTTTACACCacccaatatttaaattttgaaattcacAATAAGCAttgttaaatctaaatttaattctattcttCAGTTAATCGCATTTAGTTCTGCGAAATTAGCCTTTTGTTACAATTACTTTGTAACTATAATTCTTAGTAAtagttagtttaatattatgaatttttagatatttaatttgtaaaccaCCTAAAAGTTAAACTCTCAATATCCGATGGTACAAACTGACTACTATAAACTGACGTGACAGGCAGAAACAATTGGTTTTGCACCTATCTTAAAAAAATGGACTATATTTTGCCATCaccagaattttattttatattttgacactAAGCGAAGAGGGTAGTACCACGAATCAGTAATCGCTCATACGTTTAGCTCCACTTTTTTAACCACCAAGTGGACGTTTTAAGCCTCCGCGCCTCGGTCTGTGAGAGGACCAAAAAACGCCTCATCATCTTAACCGAGCGGGATTGGCCCTTTTCCGCTCCGCCATTATGACGGTCTAAATCTAGGCAGTAATAAGCTAGCCGCTATACCAACAAAACATAGAGCActcataatataacaaatactgtatataatataataataataactgagtATTAAAGACAAAGATGATCAATTAAAAAAGTACCATTTAAACATTTGTAGTACTATCGATTCttcactattaaatatttatttcaccgtataataataaagtataatattaacacatataaatcaaaatgtataaaactttatttgaaaacaaacataatttgtTTCCGTTTCAACGGTTAATGTAGTATACGAAATAGATGATAGTTtagctaatatttttaatttgtttcaattcCACTCCTCCAGCTAAtttcctataaaatattaacaatcataCATTCTAACTTACGCCTTCTAAATCATTTAACATTTGTACTTAAATCCGCTTTGCCGTGTGAGTTATTTCAGGAACTGTTAGTTCCAATTTCACATCTTGAAAACTTACTCGCATCGCTCCGTCCACTCCACTCGTACctttctgttatttatttctaaatataaaaatattaggtatcGGATACCTAGTCAGGAAGAAGTTATGTTTTAAGTTGAGTTATAGTTAagctatattttactattaattattatattaaagagtCGAGATagcgcagtggttagaacgcgtgcatcttaaccgatgattgcgggttcaagcccaggcaagcatcactgaattttcatgcgcttaatatgtgtttataattcatctcgtgctcggcggtgaaggaaaacatcgtgaagaaatgtTTCTTCATAtaatagacacatgcatgtgcatgtgtctattttcaaggtaattccgccacatgtgtatccacctacccgcattggagcaacatggtggaatatgctccaaaccttctcaaagggagaagaggccttaggccagcagtgggaaatttagagactgttaatgttatgtcattataaaatatgcaaacAGCTGACGCACGTCGCTATATATGGATTCTTGTAAACACACACGCTATAGCAAACGTGCCGTAACGGTGGAAATCTCATACCTATTTCAGCGTAGCTTTCAATTAGGCCAAGTGTCTGGAATGTAACGTGCGACAAGGaccttcgttccaaaaaataaaggttaaggttatttgtaatttaaatatatctacatagATTTCCTTCCTACAATAGTATAAaagtagaataattaaatattttatgttaagcgtttaaaaagtaaattgtaattattactcgtatattgttgtgtttagctattaaacacaacaatatacgAGTAATTGTAATTGTAGCGGTGTAGCTGTATTGTGTGTTTGATTgacttttagtaattaaataagtaaatccaAAGTTgactaaatagtatttttttatgagtacATAACTcatgaatacttaatattacagAATATGAGTATGTTCCAATAATTAGAAAGATATAAAGTTACGTGGTGGTAGGGATTAATAAAtgcatcagattttctaccgccaaacagcagtactcagtatagtTACGTTCCGGTTCGTAGAAATTAACGAAAGGAATTACGAAAGGagcgagtcagtgtaactacaggcacaaggggcatatcATCTTAGAACCCaagattgatggcgcattggcaaattaaggaatggttaatatctcttacaacgccattgtctgtgggcggtggtgaccccttaccatcagatggcctatttgcTTGGTTgtctacctataccataaaaaaagataatataaatttaaggacTAGGAACAAGTTCGtataaatctatatctataccaatattataaagagagaGCGCGAAATTTATGTTGTTTACGTTCTGGAAAGTAAACTCCACAGCACCTAtttgaaaaactatttcaaCATTTGAAAGGTACATAATTCTAGATGGTCATAGGCATAAATTGTGAACATACCAACAtagaaaatctatattatatgatattcgTCCATTAAATCGtgcatctttatttatttcaaatggaccatttacaatatacaaattatacaataaaaaataaaaacgtaagtatattaatgaaaatatcttaaaatcttCCATCGCGTACGCTgcagaaataataaaagttacacaaaaataatctatGGCTAAACTCATGTCTCAAGTCCTCTTTAGCATATAATATCAAGTTTCTAAGAATAAGTCACAgtgtacacatttttttttaaatcttcattaACAACGAATTACTAGCGAAGGTTTTTAATACCCATATggtgttaatttataaataaatatgtttattatcttaaatatagaacatatttgtcgcaatatataataataataatttatctcaatATCTTAGAAGttgctgtaaaataaaaactctcgacaaaaataattatcgcGGTGGTCAGCGATGCGCTGTAAGGGCCAGCTAACACCGCAGACTCAGTTAACGGAGCGGAGGGTGTCGacgtcattatatatttttggtaccGATTTTTTTGTCATCATTATTTTCTCTAATATTCTTCAAGCTTAGATATCAGATAATGTGTTTTGAACCGGAGCTTTCTtctcaaataaaaatcatttatatatcgATCTAATAAAAATGCGgaactaaattcaaatatatgacAAATGTGAGttacaataagaataaaatgtaagaaactggattagttatttatatacattaagtatTGTTTGATCAACCAAAgtggtattaataataaataaatataaaatgatgtagTATGATTAAACGGAGTCAGTGAGATAACATTGTAACATATCATtgaagattaaaaatgtatttatttctgtattttagAGTCGCAaaaattcaacaatatttaaCTGGTTTTAGATGACCATGATAGTCAAATATTGCGTCCATTCAATATCCAAGCgttgaatttgattttaatcaaaaattaagaATGGCAACATTGGCTTATCCGACTAAATTACAAAAAGTTATGTTTGGTTTGAAGTTTTGATGAGTTGTACTCTTTCCTCGAGTAAATATTTATGaggtattatattgttttttgttaaataattaccaATACGTTTTCATAAGATTTAGtttgtttcttaatatttagtactgcaataaagttttttttaatgagcatatataacacatttaaaatGACAACTACTCTGTGGTTGGAGTTGACATTTAGAACATTCGACCACGAAAACCGCAGTATCAACTGTGTAATTTTTGGTATctacaaataaattagaaaaaacatAGAATGAGCGCCTAACTACTCAATTGATAAACAGATAGCTTTCTCCCTGATACCTTTGTTTATACTgacttatctttattataaacattatttagaatattacatGGGACCAAATTCAAAAGAGTTAAAATAGTTAACAGTTTCtactaaattgtttattttgatcTCTGTTatctactataaaatatattttattttacccgGACGGAGTCGGACGGGCAGCTAGTAAAGGGATTAAATGATTAATGATATAAGCTAGACTATAGAGCTCGACACACATTACTTCTAGAATGTTAGAATCAAGAACTTACATATTTCCTTTAAATGATTGGttttcctatatttatttaatatcaccaAGGAgttcgttaaatttaatttaaatataattgttcaaaatatgatatgttaaataattacactaaCTATTATTCGAGTCATTGACTAAATGATATTTGGTTCATATTGGTAATATTCAGACTAAAGATATGCCGGGTGGATAACTAATTACCAAACAATTAAATCATCACAAAGTTTCGATAATTGGACTAGTTACACGAGATACATCGGAAAGTTAGTTAGCCTTTAGGATACTCAGCGATGTAATCTATCAATAAGTTAATCTATTGTTTTAAACGTaacattgtcaaattaaataaactattacgcGTATCTATTAATCGTTGTTACCACAGATTCTAAATGTTAATTCTTATGAggaaaaaagaaatttattggttttttttccTCTTTGtttattcttctttttttaaaaaggttctTATTtgtgtacattaaatataactagatattttctacataatataaatgtactcgtatatattcATGGTATTATTTAGTACTTAGGCATTacttataagatttaatttacttacaagATTTTTTAAGATTCTCATAACTAAatgatgcattttttttttggtgaccgtcaaaaataaattacgaaattttattaaaaatgcgtTTAGTTTatcgtaaaaattaattattaactttattactGTCGAGGTCGGTCGAGCCCGTAAATGTCAGCTCGAATTTtgtaagcacataaaaatttcaGTGGAGCTAGCCTGGATTTAagccacaatcatcggttaagatgcacgcattccaaccactgggccatatcagTCAATCATAGATTCTCCATTAAATATTCCTGTTTATAAAGCTGGATCCTATCACCAGCTGGTGTAAAGCTGTGTCACCCAAAAAATTCAAATACggttctgtaaaaatatttctgtcaagattcaaaatatactactaccttacgataatattttccaaaataatCTCGTAAGCTAATAAGATCTAACACTTCGTTCTTAAATCTCTCCTTCAGATTTTCGTTCACAACATCGAATCTGTGAAAAAGTTTTGTACAAACTTTGAAGTCGTTAAGAGTTCTGGCTCAATTTCTGTTTAGTTATGTAGGTATCTTAATGGTCTATTGATTCCTGAATGTACAAGTCATTGTAATCTCACTATCGCAAAATATCTACTTGTAActctaataacaaaatatgtatctCACGAGTGTCGCAAAAAATTGTGCAATAACTGTTTCACAATGAACATTGTTCTCGAATATTCaggaaattacatttaattaatattaaaatgaaatacaatcc contains:
- the LOC125066511 gene encoding histidine-rich glycoprotein-like, whose amino-acid sequence is MRSLLVLCGLVALVAAISAREIREKREADLEVAASGHHWDKGGGHEHHGHHHHEHGDHDHKGHKGHHEHHHGKHGHHHHEGHKGHHGEHGGHKKHHHHDEGYHHHHGHGEKGEHGHGHEEHGHFHKGHDTKGHHGIEKHDEFKKDKHFHDHHGEKGHHSHHGGHHHEGGYKKGGHFHKGHKHGGHHEHEHGKKGHHEKGGHHHHHKGHHGEGGHHEHWDHHHDHGKKGGHEDHKHWGHKSGH
- the LOC125066513 gene encoding histidine-rich glycoprotein-like: MKGVLLLGCFAALVLITSARTLEENDKADLESAATHHHEKGGGKEHHAHHHHEHGEKGHKGYKGHHHHEHGKKGHHDHSGHKEHHEGHGGHKKHHHHEDGHHHKHHHGEKGEKGHGFEEKGHYHKGHSTKGHHGVHKLDEFKKDKHFHHKHGESGFEEGHGGHHHEHGHKKGGHFHKGHEHHGHHEHHHGKKGHHEKGGHHHDHKGHHDEGGHHEHHHHHSGFGKKEGHDDHKHWGFKKGH